One Elusimicrobiales bacterium genomic region harbors:
- a CDS encoding Hpt domain-containing protein: MPDKAKERILEELGGIDEAVYDGLVADFAAQTAAQLAQARAAALSGDMNSGAEIMHSVKGCAANLRLLRSMEAALAAETAFKAGHTARGIVRKLAGLETAVKSESGRKA; the protein is encoded by the coding sequence ATGCCGGACAAGGCTAAAGAACGAATTCTTGAGGAACTGGGCGGCATAGACGAAGCCGTTTATGACGGGCTGGTTGCAGATTTTGCGGCCCAGACCGCGGCACAGCTGGCGCAGGCCAGGGCCGCGGCGCTGTCCGGGGATATGAACTCCGGCGCGGAAATAATGCATTCGGTAAAGGGCTGCGCGGCGAATCTGCGGCTTTTGCGCTCCATGGAAGCGGCCCTGGCAGCGGAAACGGCATTCAAAGCCGGGCATACCGCGCGCGGCATAGTCCGGAAACTGGCCGGGCTGGAAACCGCGGTAAAATCGGAAAGTGGGAGGAAGGCATGA
- the nifJ gene encoding pyruvate:ferredoxin (flavodoxin) oxidoreductase, whose amino-acid sequence MERKLVAMDANTAAAHTAHATNEVIAIYPITPSSVMGELSDLKSAKGEKNIWGDIPEVIEMQSEGGASGAVHGALTAGSLTTTFTASQGLLLMIPNMYKIAGELSPLVFHVSARAVATHALSIFGDHSDVMACRQTGFAMLASANPQEAMDFALISQAAALESRVPFLHFFDGFRSSHELNMVEPLSFDQMRAMLPEELIAKYREMALDPERPVLRGTAQNPDVFFQARETANPYYDKCAAITAKAMEKFAKTAGRKYSLIEYYGDKDAKQITVIMASGADTVRETVDYLNAQGGKYGVIKVNLYRPFPVKEFVDAIPASVEGIAVLDRTKEPGAVGEPLYQDVCAALLSKAGRAKFAKTPPVIGGRYGLGSKEFTPAMVKAVYTKSGLKHPEQGFTVGINDDLTGLSLSHDAAFDIEGKDVFRALFYGLGSDGTVGANKNTIKIISEETDNYAQGYFVYDSKKAGSMTVSHVRFGKNYIRAPYLINKARFIGCHQFSFLEKYDMLSRAEEGAVFLLSSPYSAAEVWAKIPCEVQQAVIDKKLKFYVVNASEIANQTGMGARINVIMQTAFFAISGVLPKDEAISAIKNAIKKTYSRKGEDVVKKNYAAVDATVAAIEQVKVPSNADSCIRRQPAVPADSPQFVREVLGEMIAFRGDDIPVSKFPAGGVFPTATSQYEKRNIALESPVWEPDLCIQCGICSLVCPHAAIRIKAHDGANAPKSFKTAEGKGDLKGLKFTAQVAVEDCTGCGACVYNCPAKDKNNPQRKAINLAPQTPLRETEIENFKYFMALEDKAAAKVNRFTIKGSQLQRPLFEFSGACGGCGETPYVKLLTQLVGDHAAIANATGCSSIYGGNLPTTPYAKRSDGKGPAWSNSLFEDNAEFGLGMRLAYDQLGAEARALLKKLSASTLPASKKLADDIIACAQKDWVEIEQQRGRVADLKRALGGKTGQDEIRLAAIADYLVKKSVWILGGDGWAYDIGYGGLDHVLASGRNVKILVLDTEVYSNTGGQMSKATPTGAVAQFAAGGKMLPKKDLGMISMTYGNIYVASVNIGANYQQTIKAFEEAEAYDGPAIIIAYSHCIAHGIDMRSGMGEGKKAVASGRWILYRFNPALRAQKKNPLAIDSGAPTIPLEQYMSGENRFRALAASNPDAAKRLMKLADEEYKWRLSVYRQIAAMSCDTEKKEEKVPQAA is encoded by the coding sequence ATGGAACGCAAGCTTGTCGCCATGGACGCAAACACCGCCGCCGCGCATACCGCGCACGCGACCAACGAGGTGATTGCGATTTATCCGATAACGCCCTCCTCCGTGATGGGCGAACTGAGCGATTTGAAATCCGCCAAGGGCGAAAAAAATATCTGGGGCGATATCCCCGAAGTCATAGAAATGCAGTCCGAGGGCGGCGCCTCCGGCGCGGTGCACGGCGCGCTTACCGCCGGCTCGCTGACCACCACCTTCACCGCCTCGCAGGGCCTGCTGCTGATGATACCGAACATGTACAAAATCGCGGGCGAGCTGTCGCCGCTGGTGTTCCATGTCTCGGCCCGGGCGGTGGCGACGCACGCCCTGTCCATTTTCGGCGACCATTCGGACGTGATGGCCTGCCGCCAGACCGGTTTTGCGATGCTGGCCTCCGCCAATCCGCAGGAGGCGATGGATTTCGCCCTCATCTCCCAGGCGGCGGCGCTGGAATCCCGCGTTCCTTTCCTGCATTTCTTTGACGGGTTCCGCAGCTCGCACGAACTGAACATGGTGGAGCCGCTCTCTTTTGACCAGATGAGGGCCATGCTGCCGGAAGAGCTGATTGCAAAATACCGCGAGATGGCGCTGGACCCGGAGCGGCCCGTGCTGCGCGGCACCGCCCAGAACCCGGACGTTTTCTTCCAGGCGCGCGAAACCGCCAACCCCTATTACGACAAATGCGCCGCCATCACCGCCAAAGCGATGGAGAAATTCGCCAAAACCGCCGGGCGCAAATACTCGCTTATTGAATACTACGGCGACAAGGACGCAAAACAGATAACCGTCATCATGGCCTCCGGCGCAGACACCGTGCGCGAAACGGTGGACTACCTCAACGCCCAGGGCGGAAAATACGGCGTCATCAAGGTGAACCTGTACCGCCCGTTCCCGGTAAAGGAATTCGTGGACGCGATTCCTGCCTCCGTGGAAGGCATAGCGGTGCTGGACCGCACCAAAGAGCCGGGTGCCGTCGGCGAGCCGCTGTATCAGGACGTTTGCGCCGCGCTGCTTTCCAAAGCCGGGCGCGCCAAATTCGCCAAGACCCCGCCGGTGATAGGCGGGCGCTACGGGCTGGGCTCCAAGGAATTCACCCCGGCCATGGTGAAAGCGGTATACACGAAGAGCGGGCTCAAACACCCGGAGCAGGGCTTTACCGTCGGCATCAACGACGACCTGACGGGGCTGAGCCTCTCCCACGACGCGGCCTTTGACATTGAAGGCAAAGACGTTTTCCGCGCGCTGTTCTACGGACTGGGCTCCGACGGGACGGTGGGCGCCAACAAAAATACCATCAAAATCATCAGCGAGGAAACCGACAACTACGCGCAGGGCTACTTCGTCTACGACTCCAAGAAGGCGGGCTCCATGACGGTGTCGCATGTGCGCTTCGGCAAAAACTACATACGCGCGCCGTACCTTATAAACAAGGCCAGGTTCATCGGCTGCCACCAGTTCAGCTTCCTGGAAAAATACGACATGCTCTCCCGCGCGGAGGAAGGCGCGGTGTTCCTGCTCAGCAGCCCCTACAGCGCCGCCGAGGTGTGGGCCAAAATCCCCTGCGAGGTGCAGCAGGCGGTGATAGACAAAAAACTGAAGTTTTATGTCGTCAACGCCTCCGAAATCGCAAATCAGACCGGGATGGGCGCGCGCATAAACGTCATCATGCAGACGGCGTTTTTCGCCATCTCCGGCGTGCTGCCCAAGGACGAGGCCATCTCCGCCATCAAGAACGCGATTAAAAAGACCTACTCGCGCAAGGGCGAGGACGTGGTCAAAAAGAACTACGCCGCCGTGGACGCCACGGTTGCCGCGATAGAGCAGGTCAAAGTCCCCTCCAATGCCGACTCGTGCATACGCCGCCAGCCGGCGGTTCCGGCGGACAGCCCGCAGTTCGTGCGCGAGGTGCTGGGCGAGATGATAGCCTTCCGCGGCGACGATATACCCGTCTCCAAATTCCCCGCGGGCGGCGTTTTCCCGACGGCCACCTCCCAGTACGAAAAGCGCAATATCGCGCTGGAATCCCCGGTCTGGGAGCCGGACCTCTGCATACAGTGCGGCATCTGCTCGCTTGTCTGCCCGCACGCCGCCATACGGATAAAAGCGCACGACGGCGCCAACGCCCCCAAATCCTTCAAGACAGCCGAGGGCAAGGGCGACCTCAAGGGCCTCAAGTTCACCGCGCAGGTCGCGGTGGAAGACTGCACCGGCTGCGGCGCCTGCGTCTACAACTGCCCGGCCAAGGACAAGAACAATCCGCAGCGCAAGGCCATCAACCTGGCCCCCCAGACACCGCTGCGCGAGACCGAGATAGAAAACTTCAAATACTTCATGGCGCTGGAAGACAAGGCCGCCGCGAAGGTCAACCGGTTTACCATAAAAGGCAGCCAGCTCCAGCGGCCCCTGTTTGAGTTCTCCGGCGCGTGCGGCGGCTGCGGCGAGACGCCGTATGTCAAGCTGCTTACCCAGCTGGTCGGCGACCACGCCGCCATAGCAAACGCCACCGGCTGCTCCTCAATCTACGGCGGCAACCTGCCGACTACGCCCTATGCCAAGCGCTCCGACGGCAAAGGCCCGGCATGGAGCAACTCGCTGTTTGAGGATAATGCAGAGTTCGGGCTGGGAATGCGCCTCGCCTACGACCAGCTTGGCGCGGAGGCGCGCGCGCTGCTCAAAAAGCTGTCCGCCTCAACCCTGCCGGCCAGCAAAAAACTGGCAGACGACATCATCGCCTGCGCCCAGAAGGACTGGGTTGAGATAGAACAGCAGCGCGGACGGGTGGCGGACCTCAAGCGCGCGCTTGGCGGCAAAACCGGCCAGGACGAAATCCGGCTGGCCGCGATAGCCGATTACCTTGTCAAAAAATCCGTCTGGATACTGGGCGGCGACGGCTGGGCTTATGACATCGGTTACGGCGGGCTGGACCATGTGCTTGCCTCCGGCAGGAACGTAAAAATCCTCGTGCTGGACACCGAGGTTTACTCCAACACCGGCGGCCAGATGTCCAAGGCCACGCCCACGGGCGCGGTGGCGCAGTTCGCCGCCGGCGGCAAGATGCTGCCCAAGAAAGACCTGGGCATGATCTCCATGACCTACGGCAACATCTATGTCGCCAGCGTAAACATCGGCGCGAACTACCAGCAGACCATCAAGGCGTTTGAGGAGGCCGAGGCTTATGACGGCCCCGCCATCATCATCGCCTATTCGCATTGCATAGCGCACGGCATAGACATGCGCTCCGGCATGGGCGAAGGCAAAAAGGCGGTCGCCAGCGGGCGGTGGATACTCTACCGCTTCAACCCGGCGCTGCGCGCGCAGAAGAAAAACCCGCTTGCCATAGACAGCGGCGCGCCCACCATCCCGCTGGAGCAGTACATGTCCGGCGAGAACAGGTTCCGCGCCCTCGCCGCCTCCAACCCGGATGCCGCAAAACGGCTGATGAAGCTGGCGGACGAGGAGTACAAATGGCGGCTCAGCGTCTACCGCCAGATAGCCGCCATGTCCTGCGACACGGAAAAGAAAGAGGAAAAGGTCCCCCAGGCAGCCTAG